A portion of the Edaphobacter bradus genome contains these proteins:
- a CDS encoding YdeI/OmpD-associated family protein — protein MAKTADRGVKKSFRAALEPLGDGLGWVIARVPFDIEKAWKKMVRLRVKVEAGGEVFRTSLFSFSDAGRGGHFILVNKKMQKAAGVRVGGMIDLVVEPDLEQREASIPEELGRLLKSEKALAKWYANLSEAMRREIGKWIDGVKGTEARQRRAEQMAERLMLAMEGEKVLPPVIEVAFRRNPAAAAGWQKMTAAQRRGNLLAVFYYQSPEAREKRVAKVVEDCLRIARG, from the coding sequence ATGGCGAAGACGGCTGACCGGGGAGTAAAGAAGAGCTTTCGCGCAGCGCTGGAGCCTTTGGGCGATGGCCTGGGATGGGTCATCGCGCGCGTGCCCTTTGATATCGAAAAGGCCTGGAAGAAGATGGTACGGCTGCGAGTGAAAGTGGAAGCAGGCGGCGAGGTCTTTCGTACATCGCTATTTTCATTTTCCGATGCCGGGCGGGGCGGCCACTTCATTCTCGTAAACAAGAAGATGCAGAAGGCCGCGGGCGTGCGCGTGGGCGGAATGATCGACCTGGTGGTTGAGCCCGATTTGGAACAGCGCGAGGCGAGCATTCCTGAGGAACTTGGGCGGCTGTTGAAGAGCGAGAAAGCCCTGGCGAAGTGGTACGCGAATCTCAGCGAGGCGATGCGGCGCGAGATCGGCAAGTGGATCGACGGGGTGAAGGGAACGGAGGCTCGACAGCGGCGGGCGGAGCAGATGGCCGAGCGATTGATGCTGGCCATGGAGGGGGAGAAGGTTCTGCCTCCCGTGATCGAGGTCGCGTTCCGTAGGAACCCGGCAGCGGCTGCGGGGTGGCAGAAGATGACGGCGGCGCAGCGGCGCGGGAATCTGCTGGCCGTGTTCTATTACCAGAGCCCGGAGGCGCGGGAGAAGCGGGTGGCGAAGGTCGTTGAGGACTGCCTCAGGATCGCGCGCGGCTAG